The nucleotide sequence AAATTGTTCATTTAACCATAATCAAAATGCTTTATGGCCCCTTTCCCGTCCCTCTTCTCCTTTGTGAAAGGCTAAAGTAtaggttttgattttaaattaacTAGTGGCACTTTCCCTGTCAAGTCCATGGAGTACATGAAAATCAATTGGGGGCTATTGCATTTTAGATTATCAGGAACAATACCACTATCATCTGGAGGAAGTCATGGGACAGTCTGCAGCTCTACCATTTGCCGAACAGATCTGCACCTGGCGTATCCAAGATATGAGAACACAGAGCATACTTAAGCTAATTAATCATGTATGCTCTGTGTTCTCATATCTTGGATACGCCAGGTGCAGATCTGTTCGCATACTTTTAAATATATATGTTCAATACTTCAATTAGAATTGGTAAGTTTTTAATCAATCAAAATGAGAGTCTACTCAGATTATCCTCGAAATGGAGACTTTAAATTCAAGTTTTAAGCATGATATCAGATTTCTCAATAATTATTGCCATCAGGTCATAAATGAAGAGGAAAAGTTGGAAGAGGAAAAATCATTATAGTTCTCCAGTACATTGGATAATTTATAAACCTCCATATCCATTTTCATGATTGAAATTTCTAATTAGCCTGTATTCAGTGATTTGGCTGTGGATCTATTTCCTGTGTCATCCCTTGTGTAGGATAATTGCTCAAAAATGAGTGTGTTTTATGCCTGCATTCTGATGCTTGTTTTCCTACCTCCACACACATTTTAAGTTGTCTCATACCAACTTTTTTGGATATTCAGGGGGAACTGGTTCCTGATCCACAGACTTTCCCTTCAGGCATCAAAGCTTTAGCAGATTATGTGCATCAAAAAGGCCTCAAGCTTGGTATCTATTCCGATGCTGGGTAGGATGTTAACTACTTAAGCTAATTAAGTATAGGACATTGGCTAGGTCCTTATGAGGAAAATAAAGTTCTATGACATTATAACTAATAGCTGGTTTCTCAACCATAATACTACTCAGACTCCTTAATCATTCTCTCCTAGAAATTTTTCTCttaatcaaagaaaattttcaggaTGTTCACATGTCAAGTTCGACCTGGATCCCTATACCatgaaatggatgatgcaaatcttTTTGCCTCATGGGTGGGTATTACTGCATTCTTCATTGGAATTTCTGAATGTGCAAACTCTTGGCTTTCTTTCTAATGAGCCTTATATTATGATGGAATTTTTTTCCTTATGTAACTATTTACTGTGTATTGATGCTATTATTTGCTTGATTCTTCAGGGAGTTGATTATTTAAAGTATGATAATTGTTTCAATTTGGGAATAAAACCAGAGAAACGGTACAACTAATCTTACATGTCTACAGTCATATATGTGTTAATTAACAGATATCATTTATTGGCAAACTTGGATTTTCTATGATAACTCCTTTTTCTAGTTACCCCCCAATGCGTGATGCATTAAATTCCACTGGGCGCGCTGTTTTCTACTCTCTTTGTGAATGGTAAACTTCTTTTTCTTGATTGCTGACATTTGTATTCAGCATGCGGATTACTCTTAGAGTTATTTTCTTTTGCAGGGGTGTAGATGATCCGGCCTTATGGGCTGAAAAAGTTGGGAATAGTTGGCGGACAACAGATGATATCAGTGACTCATGGGTAAGGTAAGTTTTATTTCCCAGATTTTTTCATACAGGCTTAAAATGTTGCATTTGGATAACTGATAAGCTTATGATTATTTCTAGCATGACTACCATTGCTGATCTAAATAATAAATGGGCTTCTTATGCGGGACCTGGTGGATGGAATGGTACATTGGTCTAATTAAATCCGTTTCTGTATGATGTAATCCCTAATTTGATCTTCAATCAAATTACTGTTTAATCTGTCATAACTTGCCTATACATATTGCCTCCTTGACAGACCCAGACATGTTAGAGGTTGGCAATGGTGGCATGACCCATGCAGAGTATCGTTCACATTTTAGCATCTGGGCTCTGATGAAGGTCACTTTTATATCCGACCAATTATTGGTTCTTTTTCTCTTTGCTCACAACAGTATTTTATCATAGCTTTATCTTCACCATGGTAGACATTGTTGGTTCAAATTTAAGGCATTGACTAACTCAATATGGCTGAAGTACCTGCTGGATATTCAATAGCATCGAGATGAATATGTTCTGTGATGCAAGTGTTGTTGCAGATAAAATTTTATCCAACCTGGCCATTGGTTGCATAAAAGAATGTCCGAAGCTCTGAGCCATCATTTTAATGCTCAGTTACTTTGTCTTAACATTCCTGATCATTACCAACATTTGCAGGCTCCTCTTTTGCTAGGTTGTGATGTGAGAAATATGGCTGCTGAAACATTTGAAATCTTAAGCAATGAAGAAATTATTGCTGTAAACCAAGGTAACACTTTTCTTGCTGGTCTCTTTAACTCATACAAGTCTTCATTCCCCACTAAATCTCTTTAGGTGAATCATCAGAAGTCACTGGATGAGTATTAAAATTCGTGTATGTTGTATCTGAAGGATGAAATATTGCATGGTGTTTTAGTATTCAAGTAGGTCCTTAGTTTGTATTAGGGAACTATCAATTCTACTGTACACCAAAGCATGTCAAATTTGACTTTTATATATCTGTCTATATAAGGTTAGTATTATTGAACCTGTACTTATCTTTGCTTACTAAtgaatttttctttaatttagtAAAGCATCATGAATTGATTCTTTCTTAACGAACGGTTGAACTCCATTCTTCTTCCTGCAGATCCTCTTGGTGTTCAAGGAAGGAAGATTTTGTCTGAAGGAAATGATGAATGCAGTCAGGTTGCAGCTGTGAAATGCCCTTAAATTTTCTTATATACCAGCTGTTTCTACAGTTTTTACAGCTAAAAACTGCAAAAATGTTAATTCTTAAATATTCATTCACAAGCTTATTATTATTTCAAGAATAACCAAAATCATTAGCTCTGATATATTCTAAAAGaagattatgataatatttttaataaaccaaatactctcaatgaAAATGAAgacaaaagagagagagggaggggggagGTGGGGTCtgtaattatatttaatttgCAAGGAGTACTTTGCTCATATGTGAGCTATACATTGAAAATTTTACATGCATCAGTTGTATGAACATGAAAGTCAATGGTTTGACATGTACATACAGAAGCTGCAGTAGAAGGGTATGTTTAATAGGTGTAGGAGTTTAGTTGTCCCACAGACTGTAGTACTAAGCCATGTTTGAAGCAGAATCTAATCCTTCAATTATTTTCATGACCAACTCTGTTTCTTTGTTCCTTCTATTTAATGTTGTTGAACAACTTGTAGTCTAGACACCTTTCTGTACTTATTTCCTTCAGTTTTTGTTGGCACCTGCACTTGTACAATGTTAACTAACCTTATAAA is from Musa acuminata AAA Group cultivar baxijiao chromosome BXJ1-6, Cavendish_Baxijiao_AAA, whole genome shotgun sequence and encodes:
- the LOC103987929 gene encoding alpha-galactosidase 3; this translates as MGSTCVFVLLCLFGLSAAAAERLTPLIEELGRPSAVADIFDTSNYGKLQLDNGLARTPQMGWNSWNFFACNINETVIKETADALVSTGLAALGYNYVNIDDCWSSATRNLEGELVPDPQTFPSGIKALADYVHQKGLKLGIYSDAGMFTCQVRPGSLYHEMDDANLFASWGVDYLKYDNCFNLGIKPEKRYPPMRDALNSTGRAVFYSLCEWGVDDPALWAEKVGNSWRTTDDISDSWVSMTTIADLNNKWASYAGPGGWNDPDMLEVGNGGMTHAEYRSHFSIWALMKAPLLLGCDVRNMAAETFEILSNEEIIAVNQDPLGVQGRKILSEGNDECSQVWAGPLSGNRLVVALWNRCSQAVTITVTWETLGLDNTTCFSVRDLWKHETLEGNMAGRLGAEVDSHDCKMFILSPPASTSIVVM